In Candidatus Hadarchaeales archaeon, one DNA window encodes the following:
- a CDS encoding ABC transporter ATP-binding protein, whose amino-acid sequence MEPILEVRGLRAVVDGRAVLRGVDLTIPKGEIHALLGPNASGKSSLAQILLGMPTFQVVSGTIRFKGREVTHEPMEERVKMGMALMFQNPPVVRGVKLGDILRILSKKTGNTHIARLASQLQVGEELLHRDLNYGFSGGERKKAEALQVLAMNPDFLILDEPDSGVDVENLELMGRELSKALEGKSALVITHTSYILKYLKPTQAHVMIEGRIACHGDPEKILETIQSKGYEWCKRCPSAMRS is encoded by the coding sequence ATGGAACCCATCTTGGAAGTTAGGGGACTCAGGGCGGTAGTGGATGGAAGGGCGGTACTCAGGGGAGTGGATTTAACCATACCGAAGGGGGAAATCCATGCCCTGCTCGGACCCAACGCTTCGGGTAAGTCCTCCTTGGCCCAAATCCTGCTTGGCATGCCCACTTTCCAGGTGGTTTCTGGAACGATAAGGTTCAAGGGAAGGGAAGTGACCCATGAGCCCATGGAAGAAAGGGTGAAGATGGGGATGGCCCTGATGTTCCAGAATCCACCCGTGGTGAGGGGGGTGAAACTCGGAGACATCCTTAGGATCCTGAGCAAAAAAACGGGAAACACCCACATAGCTAGGCTCGCCTCCCAGCTGCAGGTTGGGGAGGAACTCCTCCATCGAGACCTCAACTACGGCTTCTCCGGTGGGGAAAGGAAAAAGGCTGAGGCCCTCCAGGTGCTGGCCATGAACCCGGATTTCCTCATCCTCGACGAACCGGATTCGGGGGTGGATGTGGAGAACCTGGAGCTCATGGGAAGGGAACTCTCCAAGGCCCTGGAGGGAAAGTCCGCCCTCGTGATCACCCATACCAGCTATATCTTGAAGTACCTCAAACCAACGCAGGCCCACGTGATGATAGAGGGAAGGATTGCCTGCCACGGAGATCCAGAAAAAATCCTGGAAACCATCCAAAGCAAGGGATACGAGTGGTGTAAGAGATGTCCGTCCGCGATGAGGAGCTGA
- a CDS encoding SufD family Fe-S cluster assembly protein — MSVRDEELREALRKPSPYGPDLDLSSYLVEAGEPEKPGEEVSSVGVDPRGEGRAGSFIQVDHSTLYAQIHRMYEDSLEILSFEEALRRHDWLQEYVWKAVSPTADKYTAFTALKGKGGYFIRVLEGKEVVLPLQACLYLRTKNLLQAVHNIILMERDSSAQLLTGCLTHPQVERGFHIGVSEFYLKRGSKLTFTMVHNWGPKVDVRPRTGVIMEDESTFVSNYICLTPVASLQAFPRVRMMGKKASASLNSIVYGRGTSLYDLGGWIEMIGSSNKGEILGRTVTAEEAKVVMRARLTSLGGDNVGHVECNGLMLSPQSEISATPELVSKSSTSTLTHEAAVGKLNEEQVLYLMSRGLERKEAEDLLIRGFLDVRILKLPEFLQQQVERIVQLAMGRGL; from the coding sequence ATGTCCGTCCGCGATGAGGAGCTGAGGGAAGCCCTCAGGAAACCTTCCCCTTACGGACCCGATTTGGATCTCTCCTCTTATCTCGTGGAAGCTGGAGAACCGGAAAAACCGGGGGAAGAGGTTTCTTCCGTGGGGGTAGACCCCAGGGGGGAAGGGAGGGCGGGAAGTTTCATACAGGTGGATCACTCCACCCTCTACGCCCAGATCCACAGGATGTACGAGGATAGCTTGGAGATTCTGAGCTTCGAGGAAGCCCTGAGGAGGCACGACTGGCTCCAAGAGTACGTGTGGAAGGCCGTGAGCCCCACGGCGGACAAGTACACCGCCTTCACCGCCTTGAAGGGAAAGGGGGGATACTTCATACGGGTGCTGGAGGGAAAAGAGGTGGTGCTACCCCTTCAGGCCTGTCTTTACCTCCGCACCAAGAACCTGCTACAGGCCGTCCACAACATCATCCTCATGGAAAGGGACTCCTCCGCCCAGCTCCTCACGGGCTGCCTCACCCATCCTCAGGTCGAGAGGGGCTTTCACATAGGAGTCTCCGAGTTCTACTTGAAAAGGGGATCCAAGCTCACCTTTACCATGGTCCACAACTGGGGACCAAAAGTAGATGTGAGACCAAGGACGGGGGTGATAATGGAGGATGAGAGTACCTTCGTGAGCAACTACATTTGCCTCACTCCCGTAGCCTCCCTTCAGGCCTTCCCCAGGGTGAGGATGATGGGAAAAAAAGCCTCCGCCTCCCTCAACTCCATCGTTTACGGAAGGGGAACTTCCCTGTACGACTTGGGTGGATGGATAGAGATGATAGGGTCTTCCAACAAAGGAGAAATTCTGGGAAGAACGGTCACGGCAGAGGAGGCCAAGGTGGTGATGAGGGCCAGGCTCACCAGCTTGGGAGGAGACAATGTGGGGCATGTAGAGTGCAACGGACTCATGCTTTCACCCCAGTCGGAGATCTCCGCCACTCCGGAGCTCGTCTCCAAGAGTTCCACTTCCACCCTCACCCACGAAGCCGCGGTGGGAAAGCTCAACGAAGAACAGGTGCTCTACCTCATGTCGAGGGGGCTGGAAAGGAAGGAAGCGGAGGATCTCCTCATCAGGGGCTTTCTGGACGTGAGGATCCTTAAGCTTCCCGAGTTCCTCCAGCAACAGGTGGAACGCATCGTCCAGCTGGCCATGGGAAGGGGGCTGTAG
- a CDS encoding MoaD/ThiS family protein — protein MKVRVRFEGREREMEVKEGTTVEELLERLGYDRESVLVRKGKKLVVEEEELSEGDELEIIRVVTGG, from the coding sequence ATGAAGGTAAGGGTCAGGTTCGAGGGAAGGGAGAGGGAGATGGAGGTAAAAGAAGGAACAACCGTGGAGGAGCTTCTGGAGAGGTTGGGATACGACAGGGAGAGCGTGCTGGTCAGGAAAGGGAAAAAGCTGGTCGTGGAGGAGGAGGAGCTTTCCGAAGGGGATGAGCTGGAAATCATCAGGGTGGTCACGGGGGGCTGA
- a CDS encoding TIGR00269 family protein yields the protein MRSVEGRFRRAVYEGRMALPGERIGVAVSGGKDSVSLLYLMTELGRMKKFRVVALSVDEGIGGYREESLLCAREASSSLGVEHRILSFRESFGATLDEMVELAEERKTGLDPCTYCGVMRRYLLNKMAREAGVTRVATGHNLDDEVQTILLNYLRGDLSRLLRLGPAYSSREGFVPRVKPLREIPEREVAAYALLRGLKVHLGQCPYARGIHAEVRDFLNRLESRHPNCKFGILRTFEKLKASMIGDKPEVELGECEVCGEPTPAKVCRTCELLRGLGLR from the coding sequence GTGAGGAGCGTGGAGGGGAGGTTCAGGAGGGCGGTTTACGAGGGGAGGATGGCCCTTCCCGGGGAAAGAATAGGAGTGGCCGTTTCAGGAGGAAAAGACAGTGTCTCCCTCCTCTATCTCATGACCGAGCTGGGGAGGATGAAGAAGTTCAGGGTGGTGGCACTCTCGGTGGATGAGGGGATAGGAGGATACAGGGAAGAATCCCTTCTCTGCGCGAGGGAGGCTTCCTCTTCCCTGGGGGTGGAGCACAGGATCCTGAGCTTCAGGGAGAGCTTCGGGGCCACGCTGGACGAAATGGTGGAACTGGCTGAGGAAAGGAAAACTGGACTCGACCCCTGCACTTACTGCGGGGTGATGAGGAGATACCTGCTGAACAAGATGGCCAGGGAAGCCGGGGTGACGAGGGTGGCCACGGGACACAACCTCGACGATGAAGTGCAGACCATCCTCCTCAACTACCTCAGGGGTGACCTCTCCAGGCTCCTCAGGTTGGGGCCAGCCTATTCCTCTAGGGAGGGTTTTGTTCCAAGGGTTAAGCCGCTGAGGGAGATTCCGGAAAGGGAGGTGGCCGCGTATGCCCTCCTTCGTGGACTCAAAGTCCATCTGGGACAATGCCCCTACGCGAGGGGAATCCACGCGGAGGTGAGGGATTTCCTGAACAGGCTCGAGAGCAGGCACCCGAACTGCAAGTTCGGGATTCTCAGGACCTTCGAGAAGTTGAAGGCAAGCATGATCGGGGATAAACCGGAAGTGGAACTGGGGGAATGCGAGGTGTGTGGGGAACCCACGCCAGCGAAGGTATGTAGGACCTGCGAGTTGCTGAGGGGACTGGGACTGAGATGA
- a CDS encoding DUF3786 domain-containing protein, with protein MFAQERWSWENCKEELRRLKGRMGFGEEIRFLGLRLSLEDGTIYDELRGRPYPRGQLRWERIYCFLTYYSKAEPVPETSKLITSKQLKGGEYCPDMTIERCKSLLLERFGSRGEELVKAAKILGGSEVKVGYGDYAVRIRSLPLVPVTIVLTLGDEEFPASVEILFDESVSSYLGAEQVGMLAGITVERLRDAGELLNL; from the coding sequence ATGTTTGCCCAGGAAAGATGGAGCTGGGAAAACTGTAAGGAAGAGCTGAGGAGATTGAAGGGGAGAATGGGCTTCGGGGAAGAGATAAGGTTCCTAGGACTTCGCCTCTCCCTTGAGGACGGAACCATCTACGACGAGCTCAGGGGCCGTCCCTATCCCAGGGGACAGTTGAGGTGGGAGAGGATCTACTGCTTTCTAACCTACTACAGCAAGGCCGAACCCGTACCTGAAACCTCCAAACTCATCACCTCCAAGCAGCTGAAGGGGGGAGAGTATTGTCCGGACATGACCATCGAACGCTGCAAATCCCTCCTCTTGGAGAGGTTCGGCTCAAGGGGGGAAGAACTGGTGAAGGCGGCAAAAATCTTGGGTGGATCGGAAGTAAAGGTGGGATACGGGGATTATGCGGTGAGGATCAGATCCCTTCCCCTCGTTCCCGTCACCATCGTGCTCACGCTGGGAGATGAAGAGTTTCCCGCCTCGGTGGAGATCCTCTTCGACGAATCCGTCTCCAGCTATCTGGGGGCGGAGCAGGTCGGGATGCTCGCGGGAATTACCGTCGAGAGGTTGAGAGATGCGGGCGAACTCTTGAATCTTTAG
- the rnhB gene encoding ribonuclease HII has protein sequence MEVAGLDEAGRGPVLGPMVLCGLVVEEGVLEEMKGMGVRDSKLLSPARRERLAPLILSLCKKVRLVELQPAEIDASLQKGMNLNELEAREFARILNELKPEVAYVDSPDPNPELFRKRLERYLRIEVELKVENSADRKYTVVGAASILAKVRRDARLAELKKKYGEVGSGYSHDPLTVSFLRRWVEEHGELPPFARKSWETCRRLRRP, from the coding sequence GTGGAAGTGGCCGGATTGGACGAGGCTGGAAGGGGTCCCGTGCTGGGTCCGATGGTCCTCTGCGGCTTGGTGGTGGAGGAAGGGGTTCTGGAGGAGATGAAAGGGATGGGTGTGAGGGACTCCAAACTCCTCTCCCCAGCCAGAAGGGAAAGGCTGGCCCCCCTCATCCTCTCCCTGTGTAAGAAGGTGAGGTTGGTGGAACTCCAGCCAGCCGAGATAGATGCTTCCCTACAAAAGGGGATGAACCTCAACGAACTGGAGGCCAGGGAGTTCGCCCGCATCCTGAACGAGTTGAAGCCAGAGGTGGCATATGTGGACTCACCCGATCCCAATCCCGAGCTCTTCCGGAAAAGACTTGAAAGGTATCTGAGGATAGAAGTGGAACTGAAGGTAGAGAACTCCGCGGACAGGAAGTACACGGTGGTGGGGGCGGCTTCCATCCTGGCGAAGGTGAGGAGGGATGCGAGGCTGGCCGAGCTCAAGAAGAAGTACGGGGAAGTGGGCTCAGGCTATAGCCATGATCCCCTGACCGTCAGCTTCCTCCGAAGGTGGGTGGAGGAACATGGGGAACTGCCCCCTTTCGCCAGGAAATCCTGGGAGACCTGCAGGAGGCTGAGGAGACCCTAA
- a CDS encoding NTPase yields MKNFLLTGRPGSGKSTVISKTVSLLREKGVKVGGIYCPEVREGGKRVGFEIRDLMTGERGILAHVDLQTEPHVGKYGVNLETLERMGREGIRRALEGAEVVVVDEIGPMEVLSKGFREAVLQALSSPLPVLAAVHFKTQGGFIGEVKKRKDVKLLEVSPSNLSSLPSLLAGEILGLVRAKG; encoded by the coding sequence ATGAAGAATTTCCTCCTCACGGGAAGACCCGGGAGTGGGAAGAGTACGGTGATAAGCAAAACGGTTTCCCTCCTGAGGGAAAAGGGGGTGAAGGTGGGAGGAATCTATTGTCCGGAAGTGAGGGAGGGTGGAAAGAGGGTGGGTTTTGAAATAAGGGATTTGATGACCGGAGAAAGGGGTATCCTCGCCCACGTGGACCTACAAACCGAACCTCACGTGGGAAAGTATGGAGTGAACCTCGAGACCTTGGAGAGGATGGGAAGGGAAGGGATAAGGAGGGCCCTGGAAGGGGCGGAGGTGGTGGTGGTGGACGAAATAGGTCCCATGGAAGTACTAAGCAAGGGGTTCAGGGAAGCCGTGCTCCAAGCCCTTTCCTCCCCCCTTCCCGTCTTGGCCGCGGTACACTTCAAAACCCAGGGGGGCTTCATAGGGGAGGTGAAGAAGAGAAAGGACGTGAAGCTCCTGGAGGTTTCCCCCTCCAATCTTTCTTCCCTCCCTTCTCTCCTAGCCGGGGAAATCCTCGGGCTGGTAAGGGCTAAAGGCTGA
- the thiI gene encoding tRNA uracil 4-sulfurtransferase ThiI, protein MLYLLRYGELALKSEPVRKRWEESLIRQLKALPGVEEVRRERGRIWVEGEVPEEKLKKVFGIVSFSPCEKCGLGELEERVVEFCRREGFGEGGTFAVRVKRTGDHPFTSPQKAAELGSLLQRTFGLKVDLEHPTRELFVEIRGEECFLFTKVIRGAGGIPLGVEGKVVSLFSGGIDSPVASWMVMKRGCEVLPLYFDSHPFIPRGAREKAERVVRILSEYQPGLELEVREHGEFLQRAREFLWRRGEEGYLCLLCKRRMYRVGEEVARERGALALVTGESLGQVASQTLGNLRVLEEACSLPVLRPLIGFDKVEIEELARKIGTWEESSREVGKCGAVPRHPVTMASLEKVKRLEEELEKE, encoded by the coding sequence ATGCTCTACCTCCTGAGGTACGGTGAACTGGCCCTTAAGTCCGAACCAGTGAGGAAGAGATGGGAGGAAAGTCTGATCAGACAACTCAAGGCCCTTCCCGGGGTGGAGGAGGTGAGGAGGGAGAGGGGAAGGATATGGGTGGAAGGAGAAGTCCCCGAGGAAAAACTGAAGAAGGTCTTCGGGATAGTTTCCTTTTCTCCATGCGAGAAATGCGGGCTGGGAGAATTGGAAGAAAGGGTGGTGGAGTTTTGTAGGAGGGAAGGTTTTGGAGAGGGGGGAACCTTTGCGGTGAGGGTGAAGAGAACGGGGGACCATCCCTTCACCTCCCCCCAGAAGGCTGCCGAACTGGGCTCCCTCCTCCAGCGAACCTTTGGGCTCAAGGTGGATCTGGAACATCCGACGAGGGAGCTCTTCGTGGAGATAAGGGGGGAGGAATGCTTCCTCTTCACAAAGGTGATAAGGGGCGCGGGGGGAATCCCGCTGGGGGTGGAGGGGAAAGTGGTTTCCCTCTTCTCGGGAGGAATAGACTCGCCCGTAGCCTCCTGGATGGTGATGAAGAGGGGATGTGAGGTCCTTCCCCTTTACTTCGATTCCCATCCCTTCATCCCCCGCGGAGCGAGGGAGAAGGCTGAAAGGGTGGTGAGGATTCTCTCCGAATACCAGCCCGGATTGGAGTTGGAGGTGAGGGAACATGGGGAGTTCCTCCAGAGGGCGAGGGAATTCCTCTGGAGGAGGGGGGAGGAGGGGTACCTCTGTCTCCTGTGCAAGAGGAGGATGTACAGGGTGGGGGAGGAAGTGGCCAGGGAAAGGGGTGCCTTGGCACTGGTGACGGGGGAAAGCCTGGGACAGGTGGCCTCCCAAACACTGGGGAACCTCAGGGTGCTCGAGGAGGCCTGTTCCCTGCCCGTTCTGAGGCCGCTCATAGGTTTTGACAAGGTGGAGATCGAGGAACTGGCGAGGAAAATAGGGACCTGGGAAGAATCCTCCAGGGAGGTGGGAAAGTGTGGTGCGGTGCCCCGCCATCCCGTAACCATGGCCAGCCTTGAAAAGGTAAAGAGACTCGAGGAAGAACTGGAAAAGGAATGA
- a CDS encoding TMEM165/GDT1 family protein — protein sequence MSHLPFLASLSIVLLTELGDKTQLAVIALSTRYGRLAVFSGSLLAVCLVDGLGILAGTASGTILPGKIPSLLASFLFLTFGFWILLRKEEGERLKAGGSAFLSSFLLISLMEVGDKTQISTFALSVEYREPLWILLGTMIAYSLLMGVGVTIGSYLGRRLPERILRKASAALFLLLGFLLLLRTLG from the coding sequence ATGAGCCATCTCCCCTTCCTCGCCTCCCTCTCGATAGTCCTCCTGACCGAATTGGGGGACAAGACCCAACTGGCCGTCATCGCCCTTTCCACCCGCTACGGACGCCTGGCGGTCTTTTCCGGTTCCCTTCTCGCCGTCTGCCTGGTGGATGGGCTGGGTATCCTGGCGGGTACGGCCTCGGGTACCATCCTACCGGGGAAGATCCCCTCCCTCCTAGCCTCCTTTCTCTTCTTGACCTTTGGCTTCTGGATCCTCCTCCGAAAGGAGGAGGGGGAAAGGCTCAAGGCGGGAGGATCGGCCTTCCTTTCCTCCTTCCTCCTGATCTCCCTCATGGAAGTGGGGGACAAAACCCAGATCTCCACCTTCGCCCTTTCGGTGGAATATCGAGAACCCCTCTGGATCCTCCTCGGGACCATGATAGCTTATTCCCTCTTGATGGGGGTGGGTGTAACGATTGGAAGTTATTTGGGAAGGCGTTTGCCCGAAAGAATCCTGAGGAAGGCTTCGGCAGCCCTCTTCCTGCTCTTGGGTTTCTTGCTCCTCCTCAGAACCCTGGGGTAA
- a CDS encoding isochorismatase family cysteine hydrolase yields the protein MPRALLIVDMLNDFVTGKFGFQGAKRIVPRLKEFLEEWRKGGEPVIYVCDSHPPEDGEFALWGPHAVKGTEGARVIPELEPKPGEKMVEKRRYSGFFETELEKVLKEKGVEEVVLTGVLTDFCILHTAADAFFRGYRVTVLRDCVASTSQKAHHWALKYMRKAYGARITSSKKLLGGKG from the coding sequence ATGCCTCGGGCCCTTCTGATCGTGGACATGCTGAACGATTTCGTCACGGGGAAGTTCGGTTTTCAGGGGGCCAAAAGAATCGTTCCCAGGCTGAAGGAATTCCTGGAAGAATGGAGGAAAGGGGGGGAGCCCGTGATTTATGTCTGTGATTCCCACCCGCCCGAGGATGGTGAATTCGCCCTCTGGGGTCCGCATGCGGTAAAGGGCACGGAAGGTGCAAGGGTGATCCCGGAGCTGGAACCCAAGCCTGGGGAGAAAATGGTGGAGAAGAGGAGATACAGCGGTTTCTTCGAAACGGAACTGGAAAAGGTATTGAAGGAGAAGGGGGTGGAGGAGGTAGTGCTCACGGGAGTCCTCACGGACTTCTGCATCCTCCACACCGCCGCCGACGCCTTCTTCAGGGGTTACAGGGTTACCGTGTTGAGGGATTGCGTGGCTTCCACCAGCCAAAAGGCCCACCATTGGGCCCTGAAGTACATGAGAAAAGCCTACGGGGCTAGGATAACGAGTTCCAAGAAGCTCCTGGGGGGAAAGGGGTGA
- a CDS encoding nicotinate phosphoribosyltransferase: protein MRLFHIASDEEIRAGETTDVYFRRTMQVLREKGLERKRVVAEVTTPSLPKGWEWGILCGVEEVARLFEGRGVNLFSLPEGTVFHPEDVNGVRIPVMVIEGPYGEFCELETPLLGLLCQASGIATMAGRLRKLVGNKLLIGFGIRRIHPALAPMVDRASYIGGMDGVSSLAGARAIGKEPMGTMPHALIIVMGDQVRAWKAFDEVIPPEVPRIALVDTYFDEKTEAIMAAEALGEKLWGVRLDTPSSRRGNMASIIKEVRWELDVRGYSHVKIIVSGGINEENIRELSKAGADGFGVGTSLSNAPTIDFALDIVEMEGKPVAKRGKLGGRKEVWRCEKCLREKVLPFGRGPPTCPSCGSPCSPLLQPLISEGKITPLPSVEEIRKRVLEQLEKLPPL from the coding sequence GTGAGACTCTTCCACATCGCCTCGGACGAGGAGATAAGGGCCGGAGAAACCACCGATGTCTACTTCAGGAGAACCATGCAGGTCCTGAGGGAGAAGGGACTGGAGCGGAAGAGGGTGGTGGCCGAAGTGACCACCCCTTCCCTTCCCAAGGGATGGGAATGGGGCATCCTCTGCGGGGTGGAAGAGGTGGCGAGGCTCTTCGAGGGAAGGGGGGTCAACCTCTTTTCCCTCCCCGAGGGAACCGTCTTCCATCCGGAAGACGTGAACGGGGTGAGGATACCCGTGATGGTGATCGAGGGACCCTACGGAGAATTCTGTGAGCTGGAAACCCCCCTCTTGGGACTCCTCTGCCAGGCTTCGGGAATAGCCACGATGGCTGGAAGGCTGAGGAAGCTCGTGGGGAATAAGCTCTTGATAGGGTTTGGGATAAGGAGGATCCATCCGGCCTTAGCTCCGATGGTGGATAGGGCTTCCTACATAGGGGGAATGGATGGGGTTTCGAGTTTGGCTGGAGCGAGGGCCATAGGAAAGGAACCCATGGGTACCATGCCCCATGCCCTCATCATCGTGATGGGGGATCAGGTGAGGGCCTGGAAGGCCTTCGATGAGGTCATCCCTCCCGAGGTCCCCAGGATAGCCCTGGTGGATACCTATTTCGACGAGAAGACCGAGGCCATCATGGCAGCGGAAGCCTTGGGGGAGAAGCTTTGGGGGGTGAGGCTCGACACCCCTTCCTCGAGGAGGGGCAACATGGCCTCCATCATCAAGGAAGTGAGGTGGGAGCTCGACGTGAGGGGATACTCCCACGTGAAAATCATCGTCTCGGGAGGCATCAACGAAGAGAACATAAGAGAACTCTCGAAGGCGGGGGCGGATGGCTTCGGGGTGGGGACCTCCCTGAGCAACGCCCCCACGATAGACTTTGCCCTCGACATCGTGGAGATGGAGGGAAAACCCGTGGCGAAGAGGGGAAAGCTGGGGGGAAGGAAGGAAGTGTGGAGGTGTGAGAAATGTTTGAGGGAAAAGGTCCTACCCTTTGGGAGGGGACCTCCCACCTGCCCTTCCTGTGGTTCCCCCTGCTCACCCCTCCTCCAACCCCTGATCTCTGAGGGGAAGATAACCCCCCTTCCCTCGGTGGAGGAGATAAGGAAAAGGGTGCTCGAACAGCTGGAGAAGCTGCCCCCCCTTTGA
- a CDS encoding phenylalanine--tRNA ligase subunit alpha has protein sequence MELDAQEAKLLLFLKEKGEAWLEEVERGTGLDPSSLLRALSTLNRRGYLSVKEERSFLLSATEEGRKYGREGLPERRLLRSLAEGERGVEELGGKEEITIALGWLRKKGLAEVTGGKVRLTQKGREALSGEWPEEELLRRLSEGMLTLSELPPHVETLKRRGLVEVREKVRRLLSLTEEGGKIATQVRVQEEVTELTHEMLVTGKWKEVKFKKYDPSETVPSLYPGKIHPQQRIIQEVREILLAMGFVEIKARVVESEFWNFDALFQAQDHPAREIHSNFTLSRPSITKLPPRELLRKVARAHERGVEGSTGWGYRFNPEISRRAVLCSQTTAATVRYLSTHPHPPLKVFCIDRVYRHERIDYKHLAEFYQCEGIVMDEGLTFRDMLGYLKLILNQLGFEEVRFRPGYFPFTEPSVEAEVYHSKRGEWVEVLGAGMFRPELLRPLGVKHPVLAWGIGLSRLVMMKLGLEDIRDLFCNDLETLWKWGMGGK, from the coding sequence ATGGAACTGGACGCACAGGAAGCCAAGCTCCTTCTCTTCTTGAAGGAGAAGGGGGAAGCCTGGCTGGAGGAAGTGGAAAGGGGAACGGGTCTCGACCCCTCCAGCCTGCTCAGGGCCCTCTCAACCCTTAACCGGAGGGGTTACCTCTCCGTCAAGGAAGAGAGATCCTTCCTCCTTTCGGCCACGGAGGAGGGAAGGAAGTACGGCAGGGAAGGGCTACCGGAGAGGAGGCTGCTCAGAAGCTTGGCGGAGGGGGAAAGGGGGGTGGAGGAACTTGGTGGCAAGGAAGAGATCACCATAGCGTTGGGATGGCTGAGGAAAAAGGGACTGGCCGAAGTAACGGGTGGAAAGGTCAGGCTCACCCAGAAGGGTCGGGAGGCCCTTTCCGGGGAATGGCCGGAGGAAGAACTCCTCCGAAGGCTTTCCGAAGGGATGCTCACCCTTTCCGAACTTCCCCCCCATGTCGAAACCCTGAAGAGAAGGGGGCTGGTGGAGGTAAGGGAAAAGGTCAGGAGACTCCTCTCCCTCACGGAGGAGGGGGGGAAGATAGCTACCCAAGTGAGGGTGCAGGAGGAGGTCACGGAACTCACCCACGAGATGTTGGTAACGGGGAAATGGAAGGAGGTGAAGTTCAAGAAATACGATCCCTCCGAAACCGTTCCCTCCCTCTATCCCGGAAAAATCCATCCCCAACAGAGGATCATCCAGGAGGTGAGGGAAATCCTGCTCGCCATGGGTTTCGTGGAGATAAAGGCAAGAGTCGTGGAATCGGAATTCTGGAACTTCGATGCCCTCTTCCAGGCACAGGACCATCCAGCCAGGGAGATCCACAGCAACTTTACCCTCTCCCGTCCCTCCATCACCAAGCTCCCACCCAGGGAACTCCTGAGGAAGGTGGCAAGGGCCCACGAAAGGGGGGTGGAAGGGTCCACCGGATGGGGCTACAGGTTCAATCCGGAGATAAGCAGGAGGGCCGTCCTCTGCTCCCAGACCACCGCCGCCACCGTGAGGTATCTCTCCACCCATCCCCATCCCCCGCTCAAGGTCTTCTGCATAGATAGGGTGTACAGGCACGAGAGGATAGACTACAAGCATCTGGCGGAGTTCTACCAGTGCGAAGGGATCGTGATGGACGAGGGGCTTACCTTCAGGGACATGCTCGGATACCTAAAGCTCATCCTCAACCAGCTGGGCTTCGAAGAAGTGAGGTTTCGCCCCGGTTACTTCCCCTTCACCGAACCCTCCGTGGAGGCTGAGGTCTACCACTCCAAGAGGGGGGAGTGGGTGGAGGTACTGGGGGCGGGGATGTTCAGACCCGAACTCCTGAGACCCCTCGGTGTGAAGCATCCCGTGCTCGCGTGGGGAATAGGACTCTCCAGGCTCGTGATGATGAAGCTGGGACTGGAAGACATAAGGGACCTCTTCTGTAACGACTTGGAAACCCTCTGGAAGTGGGGAATGGGGGGAAAGTAG